In Nocardioides sp. zg-1228, a single window of DNA contains:
- a CDS encoding o-succinylbenzoate synthase has product MDEPYVFSIPLRTRFRGITVREGVLLRGPAGWGEWSPFLEYDDPTSRPWLVAAREAADEGWPEPLRALVPVNVTVPATDPDRAHAIVTAGGCRTAKVKVAERGQVLADDLARVEAVRDALGPGGLVRVDANGAWDVDEAVRAIDALDRAAGGLEYVEQPVMAVEDLAVVRRRVDVPVAADESIRRAEDPYRVRDLEAADIAVLKVQPLGGVRACLRIAEDIGLPVVVSSAVESSVGIAAGVALAAALPELHHACGLATVQLLTDDVATEPLLPVDGMLRVERPEVDESALVRLAAAPDRVAHWRERLAAVGQDRTP; this is encoded by the coding sequence ATGGACGAGCCCTACGTCTTCTCGATCCCGCTGCGCACGAGGTTCCGCGGCATCACCGTGCGCGAGGGCGTGCTGCTGCGCGGACCGGCCGGGTGGGGGGAGTGGTCGCCGTTCCTGGAGTACGACGACCCCACCTCGCGCCCGTGGCTCGTCGCCGCCCGCGAGGCGGCCGACGAGGGCTGGCCGGAGCCGCTGCGCGCCCTCGTGCCCGTCAACGTGACCGTCCCCGCGACCGACCCCGACCGTGCCCACGCGATCGTCACCGCCGGCGGCTGCCGCACCGCGAAGGTCAAGGTCGCCGAGCGGGGTCAGGTCCTCGCCGACGACCTCGCACGGGTCGAGGCGGTGCGCGACGCGCTGGGGCCCGGCGGCCTGGTGCGCGTCGACGCCAACGGGGCCTGGGACGTCGACGAGGCGGTCCGCGCGATCGACGCCCTCGACCGCGCCGCCGGCGGCCTGGAGTACGTCGAGCAGCCGGTCATGGCGGTCGAGGACCTCGCCGTGGTGCGCCGCCGGGTGGACGTGCCGGTGGCCGCCGACGAGTCGATCCGCCGCGCGGAGGACCCCTACCGGGTGCGCGACCTCGAGGCGGCGGACATCGCCGTGCTCAAGGTGCAGCCGCTCGGTGGGGTGCGCGCCTGCCTGCGGATCGCCGAGGACATCGGCCTGCCCGTCGTGGTGTCCAGCGCCGTCGAGTCGAGCGTCGGCATCGCGGCCGGGGTCGCCCTGGCCGCCGCGCTCCCCGAGCTGCACCACGCCTGTGGGCTCGCGACGGTGCAGCTGCTCACCGACGACGTGGCGACCGAGCCGCTGCTCCCGGTCGACGGGATGCTGCGGGTCGAGCGGCCCGAGGTCGACGAGTCGGCGCTCGTGCGGCTCGCCGCCGCGCCCGACCGGGTCGCCCACTGGCGCGAGCGGCTCGCGGCGGTAGGGCAGGATCGGACCCCGTGA